AAACCAGGACGATGGCGTCGATGTGTCCGAGGTGATCATCGCCACGGACCCGAACACCGAGGGTGAGGCAACGTCGACGTATCTGGCCAGGACGATGCGTGACTTCCCAGGTCTGTCGATCACCCGGCTGGCCTCGGGGCTACCGATGGGTGGGGACCTGGAGTTCGCGGACGAGCTCACCCTGGGTCGGGCACTGACGGGGCGTCGGGTGCTCTGACCCGATCAGCGCGTTCGACGCCGCCGGCCTTTCACGTGACCAGCGGGACACTCTAGCGGCTGAGCCGCTCCTTCCGCAGTTGGGTGACCTCGGGGAGGTCGAGCGGCTCCAGCGGCGATCCGAGCGCACGTTCGAGGAGGTAGTCCGCCAACTCGGGATTGCGCGCGAGTACCGGTCCGTGCATGTACGTCCCGATCACCGAACCCTGTACGACGCCTTCGCGTCCGTCGCCGACACCGTTGCCGACACCGTGCGTGACTTTCCCGAGCGGAGACGCGTCGACACCGAGTGTCGTTCCACCACGGTGGTTTTCGAAGCCGGTCAAATGCGAAGTGAGCCCGGAGAGCAAAGGTTCGGTGACGACCTCACCGATCGACCGCGTCGCCTGCGGCTTGGTGGTGACGTCGAATAGTGACACGCCGTCGACGCGCTCGCCGGAGGACGTTTCGTACCAGTGTCCGAGGACCTGGATAGCTGCGCAGATCGCGAGGACGGGCACGCCGCGTGCGGCCGCATTCTGCAGTCCGGGATATCGGGCGAGGTGACGCGTCGCCAATCGTTGCGCCGAGTCCTCGGCCCCGCCCAGGGTGTAGACGTCGAGCGAATCGGGTACCGGGTCCTGCAGGGTGATGTGGACGACTTCGGCGTCGATATCTCGCATCCGAAGCCGTTGCCGGAGAATCAACGCATTGCCGTTGTCTCCGTAGGTTCCCATGACGTCGGGCAGGACGAGCCCGATCCGAACTGTGGACTCAGACATCGTGCACCTCACGGGCGAGTGCGCGGCCGAGGTCGCGAAACGCGGTGTAGTTGGCCAGCACTTCCACGCGTCCGGGTGGACAGGATGCGATGGCCTTCAGCGGGTCCGTCACGGTGGTGTGGGGGGAACCGGCATAGAGCAGGCGCACACCGAGGTCGGTCGCGCGTTCTCCGGAAGCGACGACGGCGACGTTCTCGAAGTGTTCGAAGCGTACGTCCCACAGCCAGGAGAGGTCTTCACCGTCGGGAACCTGACCGTTGACGGCGATGACCAGACCCTCCACCGTGGGGTCGATCATCGACATGGCTTCCTGCCATCCCGCGGGATTCTTGGCGAGAAGCAGACGTACGGAATGAGATCCGTACTGGACTGTCGAGTAACGGCCGGCGACCTCGTCCACCCCCGACGCCGC
This region of Rhodococcus sp. PAMC28707 genomic DNA includes:
- a CDS encoding glutamine amidotransferase produces the protein MSESTVRIGLVLPDVMGTYGDNGNALILRQRLRMRDIDAEVVHITLQDPVPDSLDVYTLGGAEDSAQRLATRHLARYPGLQNAAARGVPVLAICAAIQVLGHWYETSSGERVDGVSLFDVTTKPQATRSIGEVVTEPLLSGLTSHLTGFENHRGGTTLGVDASPLGKVTHGVGNGVGDGREGVVQGSVIGTYMHGPVLARNPELADYLLERALGSPLEPLDLPEVTQLRKERLSR